One window from the genome of Dermacentor silvarum isolate Dsil-2018 chromosome 7, BIME_Dsil_1.4, whole genome shotgun sequence encodes:
- the LOC119458412 gene encoding uncharacterized protein LOC119458412, whose amino-acid sequence LFAISNSSIVLSYSLAQRQRRKVQGLPFGLQKAEPPANGPSAAAAGSGGAAPAPGTPLVPPKAPIPEFSFGVWNATDGTVCILAKFQVFFTITYAGRGGLQTVTLKMPESAKAKGICPTEDQEPVLELTWPVFRFILMFSRVPPVNDKGKGSWKVSGLEIQFNTNSPFFPGATNAGKRTARSPENMTLFETPMGESYFCPTPKLVTLTDSRGGRKVAVQFKDLRIQAYEFQGTYGPAHRCSQVRMAGVQDPFPQDETVPIAVGSTLAVAAVAVVVGYALYRSVFVRRVDYNTMN is encoded by the exons CTATTCGCTATTTCCAACAGCAGCATCGTACTGTCGTATTCTCTCGCGCAGAGACAGCGTCGGAAGGTGCAAGGCCTCCCCTTCGGACTCCAGAAAGCAGAACCTCCTGCTAACG GGCCATCCGCGGCAGCCGCTGGCAGCGGCGGTGCGGCGCCAGCTCCCGGAACCCCGCTCGTGCCCCCGAAGGCGCCGATCCCCGAGTTCTCATTCGGTGTCTGGAACGCTACCGATGGCACCGTCTGCATACTGGCCAAGTTCCAGGTCTTCTTCACCATCACCTACGCCGGCAGAGGGGGACTTCAG ACGGTAACCCTGAAAATGCCCGAGAGCGCCAAAGCCAAAGGAATCTGCCCCACGGAGGACCAGGAGCCCGTTCTGGAACTTACATGGCCAGTGTTCCGGTTCATCCTGATGTTCTCCAGA GTTCCCCCAGTGAACGACAAGGGCAAAGGATCATGGAAGGTTAGCGGTTTGGAGATCCAGTTCAACACAAACTCCCCTTTCTTCCCGGGCGCCACGAACG CCGGCAAGCGGACGGCCCGCAGTCCAGAGAATATGACGCTGTTCGAGACACCGATGGGCGAGTCGTACTTTTGTCCGACGCCTAAGCTGGTCACGCTGACGGACTCGCGCGGTGGACGCAAAGTGGCCGTGCAGTTCAAGGACCTGCGCATCCAGGCGTACGAGTTCCAGGGAACCTATGGTCCAG CGCACCGGTGCAGCCAGGTGCGCATGGCCGGCGTCCAGGACCCGTTCCCGCAGGACGAGACGGTGCCCATCGCCGTCGGCTCTACGCTCGCCGTGGCTGCAGTCGCCGTGGTCGTCGGGTACGCCCTCTACCGATCGGTCTTCGTGCGGCGGGTGGACTACAATACCATGAACTGA